The following are encoded in a window of Pseudalgibacter alginicilyticus genomic DNA:
- a CDS encoding type IA DNA topoisomerase: MKVCIAEKPSVAREIASVLGANTKRDGYFEGNGYAVTYTFGHLCTLKEPNDYKLYWKSWDLNNLPMLPEKFEIKVVSNSGIQKQFKIVKSLFDQADVVINCGDAGQEGELIQRWVMNEANYKGEVKRLWISSLTAEAIKEGFENLKPSKNYDNLYYAGFSRAIGDWLLGMNATRLYTVKHGGYKQVLSVGRVQTPTLAMVVNRFKEIEHFKPQPYWELQTMYRETLFSYEEGRFLKKEDGEVLANKVKESDFEIVSIQKKKGNEYAPKLFDLTGLQVYCNTKFGFSADETLKLVQTLYEQKVVTYPRVDTTFLPNDVYPKVAGILKNLTNYFALTEPLLGKKIKKSAKVFNDKKVTDHHAIIPTGVQIKLQYNQQQVYDIIVKRFIAVFYEDCSVSNTTVIGQAAQVSFKTTGKEILKKGWRIVFESPDFKEKETGILPAFIKGEKGPHEPSFLEKETKPPNQFTEASLLRAMETAGKQVDDEELRDLMKENGIGRPSTRANIIETLFKRKYIKRNKKQVLPTVTGIQLIDTIQNDLLKSAELTGSWEKQLKDIEKGEFSASAFIKNMKHMVDALVYEVRSETKRANISQANVIKNRTVTASVKKTAGILAEVCPKCKKATIIKGKSAYGCGAFKSGCNFVLPFSFDGKKISEKQFLRLLKKGNTVNLKGFKRKEGLVEGLLRFDDDFNLKLEPKLRPAITKSDELICPKCKEGTVIKGKKAYGCSNYKSGCDFKVTFDFVRTKINGQKPTKELVFKILRDV; the protein is encoded by the coding sequence ATGAAAGTATGTATTGCCGAAAAACCAAGTGTTGCCCGTGAAATAGCTTCTGTATTAGGAGCCAATACCAAACGCGATGGTTATTTTGAAGGTAATGGTTATGCCGTTACCTATACTTTTGGGCATTTATGCACGCTTAAAGAACCAAATGATTATAAGCTTTATTGGAAAAGTTGGGATTTAAACAACCTTCCTATGCTTCCTGAAAAATTTGAAATTAAAGTGGTATCAAATTCGGGTATTCAAAAGCAATTTAAAATTGTAAAAAGTTTATTTGATCAAGCTGATGTAGTTATAAATTGTGGGGATGCGGGTCAAGAAGGAGAGTTGATTCAACGTTGGGTGATGAATGAAGCCAACTATAAAGGCGAAGTAAAACGCCTTTGGATTTCATCATTAACTGCCGAAGCCATCAAAGAAGGTTTTGAAAATTTAAAACCATCAAAAAACTATGATAATTTATACTACGCAGGTTTTTCCCGTGCTATTGGTGATTGGTTATTGGGCATGAATGCTACTAGATTGTATACGGTTAAGCATGGGGGATATAAGCAAGTGTTGTCCGTAGGTCGCGTCCAAACTCCAACTTTGGCCATGGTGGTTAATCGTTTTAAGGAAATAGAGCACTTTAAGCCACAGCCCTATTGGGAATTACAAACTATGTATCGTGAAACTTTATTTAGTTACGAGGAAGGACGTTTTCTTAAAAAAGAAGATGGTGAAGTATTGGCCAATAAAGTAAAAGAAAGTGATTTTGAAATTGTTTCCATCCAAAAGAAAAAGGGTAATGAATATGCACCTAAATTGTTTGATCTAACGGGACTACAAGTATATTGTAATACTAAATTTGGGTTTTCAGCAGATGAAACTTTGAAATTGGTTCAAACATTATACGAGCAAAAAGTGGTCACCTATCCAAGGGTAGATACCACTTTTTTACCAAATGATGTTTATCCAAAAGTAGCAGGAATTCTTAAGAATTTAACTAATTATTTTGCTTTAACGGAACCGCTTTTAGGAAAGAAAATAAAAAAATCAGCCAAAGTTTTCAATGATAAAAAAGTAACAGACCACCATGCTATCATTCCAACGGGGGTTCAAATTAAACTGCAATACAACCAACAACAAGTTTATGATATAATTGTTAAGCGTTTTATAGCCGTGTTTTATGAGGATTGTTCAGTGTCAAACACAACCGTTATTGGTCAAGCTGCTCAAGTGTCATTTAAAACAACAGGCAAAGAAATTTTAAAAAAAGGTTGGCGCATTGTATTTGAATCTCCAGATTTTAAAGAAAAAGAAACAGGTATTTTGCCTGCTTTTATTAAAGGCGAAAAAGGGCCACATGAGCCTTCATTTTTAGAAAAAGAAACTAAGCCACCTAATCAATTTACGGAAGCATCATTATTACGTGCTATGGAAACTGCAGGAAAGCAGGTTGATGATGAAGAGTTGCGCGATTTAATGAAAGAAAATGGTATTGGTAGGCCGTCCACCCGAGCCAATATTATAGAAACACTTTTTAAAAGGAAATACATAAAACGTAATAAAAAACAAGTTTTGCCAACAGTAACTGGGATTCAATTGATTGATACCATCCAAAATGATTTATTAAAATCGGCAGAACTAACAGGTTCATGGGAGAAACAATTAAAAGATATTGAAAAAGGCGAGTTTAGTGCCAGCGCTTTCATAAAAAACATGAAACATATGGTTGATGCTTTAGTATATGAAGTACGTAGCGAAACCAAACGAGCTAATATTTCGCAAGCAAATGTTATTAAAAATAGAACAGTAACAGCTTCTGTTAAAAAAACTGCGGGTATTTTGGCTGAGGTTTGTCCCAAATGCAAAAAAGCGACTATAATAAAAGGAAAATCTGCTTATGGCTGTGGAGCGTTTAAATCTGGTTGCAACTTTGTGTTACCTTTTAGTTTTGATGGGAAAAAAATATCAGAAAAGCAATTTTTAAGATTGCTTAAAAAAGGAAACACTGTTAATTTAAAAGGATTTAAAAGGAAAGAAGGACTTGTTGAAGGTTTGCTTCGTTTTGATGATGATTTTAATCTTAAATTGGAACCAAAATTAAGACCTGCAATAACAAAATCAGATGAGTTGATTTGTCCTAAATGTAAAGAAGGAACGGTCATTAAAGGAAAAAAGGCATACGGCTGTAGCAATTATAAATCGGGATGTGATTTTAAAGTTACGTTTGATTTTGTAAGAACCAAAATAAATGGACAAAAGCCTACAAAAGAATTGGTTTTTAAAATCTTAAGAGACGTATAA
- a CDS encoding hydroxypyruvate isomerase family protein, giving the protein MERRQFIKKSTVAASALGIGISTIHAFNSSKSNPINNANTFKLNYAPHLGMFKHHAGNDPIDQINFMADQGFTAFEDNQMMKRDVSLQTKIGETLAKRNMTMGVFVIDKGGNMQNTLADGTKEHVDIFLDGCKRAVEVAKRVNAKWMTVVPGGYHRKLPIGIQDGHVIEALRRGADILEPHGLTMVLEPLSDSPDLYLQRSDQTYMICKAVNSPSCKILFDIFHLQKTEGHIIRNIDLTWDEIAYFQIGDNPGRKEPTTGEINYKNIFKYIHSRQYNGILGMEHGNSIEGLEGELAVINAYRTIDNF; this is encoded by the coding sequence ATGGAAAGAAGACAATTTATAAAAAAAAGTACGGTAGCAGCATCTGCATTGGGCATTGGTATTTCAACAATACATGCTTTTAATTCAAGCAAATCCAACCCTATAAATAACGCCAATACGTTTAAACTAAATTACGCACCACATTTGGGCATGTTTAAACATCATGCTGGTAACGACCCCATAGACCAAATAAACTTTATGGCCGACCAAGGTTTTACAGCATTTGAAGACAACCAAATGATGAAAAGAGATGTTTCCTTGCAAACCAAAATTGGGGAAACACTTGCCAAACGGAATATGACCATGGGTGTTTTTGTTATCGACAAAGGCGGAAATATGCAAAACACGCTTGCGGATGGCACAAAAGAACACGTCGATATCTTTTTAGACGGTTGCAAAAGAGCGGTTGAAGTCGCCAAACGCGTTAACGCAAAATGGATGACCGTTGTTCCTGGTGGGTACCACAGAAAATTACCCATAGGCATTCAAGATGGTCATGTTATTGAAGCCTTACGCCGAGGAGCCGACATTTTGGAACCACATGGATTGACAATGGTTTTAGAACCTTTATCCGATTCACCAGATTTATACTTACAAAGATCTGACCAAACCTATATGATTTGCAAAGCGGTAAACAGTCCATCCTGCAAAATTCTATTCGACATCTTTCACCTTCAAAAAACAGAAGGCCATATTATTAGAAATATTGACCTTACTTGGGACGAAATTGCATATTTTCAGATAGGAGACAATCCAGGAAGAAAAGAACCAACAACAGGTGAAATCAACTATAAAAACATATTCAAATACATTCATTCAAGACAATACAATGGTATATTGGGTATGGAACACGGTAACTCTATAGAAGGCTTAGAAGGAGAATTAGCAGTTATCAATGCCTACAGAACAATCGATAATTTTTAA
- a CDS encoding pseudouridine synthase — translation MANKITMDKVEHKHFVIYKPYGYLSQFISNASKQKSKKFLGTLFDFPKDIMSIGRLDEKSEGLLLLTTDGKISDYVNSQKVGKEYYAQVDGNISEAAIEQLKVGIEIGFNGKKYRTKPCEVFKLDESPKFPIRSQKIRDARHGPTSWISLTLHEGKFRQVRKMTSAVGFPTLRLVRVRVGKILLGNMDVGEVFEVLDLKELL, via the coding sequence ATGGCTAACAAAATAACTATGGATAAAGTTGAGCATAAACATTTTGTAATTTACAAACCATATGGTTATTTAAGCCAATTTATAAGTAATGCCTCCAAACAAAAATCAAAAAAATTTTTAGGGACATTGTTTGATTTTCCAAAAGACATTATGTCTATTGGACGATTGGATGAAAAATCGGAAGGATTGCTGTTGTTGACTACTGATGGTAAAATAAGCGATTATGTAAATAGTCAAAAAGTAGGTAAAGAATATTATGCTCAGGTGGATGGCAATATCTCAGAAGCTGCTATTGAGCAATTAAAAGTTGGAATTGAAATTGGTTTCAATGGTAAAAAATATAGAACAAAACCATGTGAAGTTTTTAAATTGGACGAAAGTCCTAAATTTCCAATACGCTCTCAAAAAATTCGTGATGCTAGACATGGGCCAACCTCGTGGATTTCATTGACATTACATGAAGGAAAATTTAGGCAGGTACGTAAAATGACATCGGCAGTTGGTTTTCCAACTTTGCGTTTGGTTCGGGTTCGTGTTGGAAAGATTCTTTTGGGAAATATGGATGTGGGTGAGGTTTTTGAGGTTCTTGATTTAAAAGAACTCCTTTAG
- a CDS encoding RNA polymerase sigma factor — protein MNKELEHNFVELLEKHQNIVHKVCRLYTNNYDAHNDLFQEITIQLWRAYPKFRGEAKFSTWMYRIGLNTAITLYRKSKRTIKTQDFEGIAFKIKAEDYDDTEEQQLKILYKAIHQLNDIEKALVFLYLEDKDYREISETLGISEVNARVKMNRIKTKLKTILNS, from the coding sequence TTGAATAAAGAACTTGAACATAATTTTGTTGAATTGCTGGAAAAGCATCAAAACATTGTGCATAAAGTATGCCGTTTATATACTAATAATTATGACGCTCACAACGATTTATTTCAAGAAATAACCATTCAGCTATGGCGTGCTTATCCAAAATTTCGTGGCGAAGCAAAGTTTAGTACGTGGATGTATCGGATAGGGCTAAATACTGCCATTACCTTATACAGAAAATCTAAACGAACCATTAAGACTCAAGATTTTGAGGGGATTGCTTTTAAAATAAAAGCAGAAGATTATGATGATACAGAAGAACAGCAATTGAAAATACTATATAAAGCTATACACCAATTAAATGATATTGAAAAAGCTCTTGTTTTCTTATATTTAGAAGACAAAGATTATAGAGAAATAAGTGAAACTTTGGGAATTAGTGAAGTGAATGCCCGTGTGAAAATGAATAGAATAAAAACGAAACTTAAAACCATTTTAAATTCCTGA
- a CDS encoding Gfo/Idh/MocA family protein, giving the protein MTLKKNTLSRRHFVKNTSLITGGIILAPSVLTATTFKAKEKKLKLAVVGCGGRGTGAVTQALKADANVQLVAMAYAFLDRLDSSFENLNKMFDSSRIKVKPSKKFVGFGSYKKAIDEADVVILTTPPGFRPQHFEYAVAQGKHIFMEKPVATDVAGIKKVLEAAKVAQNKKLNVVLGLQRRYQFNYQKANSLIQEGAIGNIVSGQVYWNSGGVWVKPRQENWTEMEYQMRNWYYFNWLCGDHILEQHVHNIDVANWFLGSYPIKAQGMGGREVRNGKDHGQIFDHHFVEFEYANGAIISSQCRHQRGCLSRVSETFQGTEGTCHTSGASDTKIKSYSGNHIYTHNSENDKNPYQVEHDRLFAAIRSGEVINDTEYGAKSTMTAIIGRMATYSGQEITWEKAMAAEHILVPNEDELSFDSIPPIVPDASGDYPIPVPGKTKFY; this is encoded by the coding sequence ATGACACTTAAAAAAAACACCTTATCAAGACGCCATTTTGTAAAAAACACTTCACTAATTACAGGAGGTATCATTCTAGCGCCTTCTGTTTTAACAGCCACCACTTTTAAAGCCAAAGAAAAAAAATTAAAACTGGCCGTTGTTGGTTGTGGCGGCAGGGGTACCGGTGCCGTTACCCAAGCTTTAAAAGCAGATGCCAACGTACAACTTGTAGCCATGGCATATGCTTTTCTGGACCGATTGGATTCTTCTTTTGAAAATCTGAACAAAATGTTTGATTCCAGTAGAATCAAAGTAAAACCATCAAAGAAATTTGTAGGCTTTGGCTCTTATAAAAAAGCCATTGATGAGGCCGATGTAGTCATTCTAACAACGCCACCCGGTTTTAGGCCACAACACTTTGAATATGCGGTTGCCCAAGGCAAACATATTTTTATGGAAAAACCCGTAGCTACGGATGTTGCTGGAATCAAAAAAGTTTTGGAAGCAGCCAAAGTCGCCCAAAATAAAAAGTTAAATGTTGTGTTAGGTCTTCAAAGACGCTATCAATTTAATTACCAAAAAGCAAATAGCCTGATTCAAGAAGGTGCTATCGGGAACATTGTTTCAGGACAAGTATATTGGAACAGTGGTGGGGTTTGGGTAAAACCACGTCAAGAAAACTGGACCGAAATGGAATACCAAATGCGAAATTGGTACTATTTTAATTGGCTTTGTGGCGACCACATATTAGAACAGCACGTACATAATATTGATGTTGCCAATTGGTTTTTAGGAAGCTACCCTATAAAGGCACAAGGCATGGGAGGCAGAGAAGTAAGAAACGGCAAAGACCACGGACAAATATTCGACCACCATTTTGTAGAATTCGAATATGCCAACGGTGCCATAATTTCAAGTCAATGCAGACATCAAAGAGGCTGCTTAAGTCGTGTTTCCGAAACCTTTCAGGGTACCGAAGGCACATGCCATACTAGTGGCGCTAGCGATACCAAAATAAAATCATATTCTGGCAATCACATTTATACACACAATTCCGAAAACGACAAAAACCCTTACCAAGTAGAACACGACAGACTTTTTGCAGCCATAAGAAGTGGAGAAGTCATTAACGATACAGAATACGGCGCAAAAAGTACTATGACTGCCATTATAGGACGCATGGCAACCTATTCAGGACAAGAAATTACATGGGAAAAAGCCATGGCCGCAGAGCATATTTTGGTGCCTAACGAAGATGAATTGTCATTCGATTCCATACCACCAATAGTACCCGACGCTTCTGGAGACTACCCGATTCCAGTTCCTGGAAAAACTAAATTTTATTAA
- a CDS encoding DUF3089 domain-containing protein, with product MKELIFIFQIILILSCSKENGNITESDFNEETIEIPNSTVSYDDMENWSFHPNKATILHTYNLDIAVIDQNLEIEQIIDISNNSNANTGVDVFWVHPTILSDTQNFTAVEAIAIEDQDAIKIALTTIAQGSLLAKYGRMFAPRYRQSTGKAYNDNVEKELQANVIATSYSDIKAAFLNYLNNYNNGNKIILAGHSQGSFLLGMLLRDLFDTDENLRNKLVTAALGGMRYVYAKQGTYKGGWWENIPLCTAINECGCISNWNSMDEEQAISDINYGLPEFNPYLINSGLVYRAFDETQDWIIQDFSYYGETATSLKNYIAPDTSYNLADDSNFIAFNDLYLVRFKRENSQKIVLSVAYAPLQNDQRPNDLANAQSHPNYSNFGYHTKDYHIYLWALMDQIDQKLSNCE from the coding sequence ATGAAAGAGCTGATTTTTATATTCCAAATAATTTTAATACTCTCATGTTCTAAGGAAAACGGAAATATTACAGAGAGTGATTTTAATGAAGAAACTATAGAAATCCCCAATTCAACAGTGAGTTATGATGATATGGAAAATTGGTCGTTTCATCCTAATAAAGCAACCATACTACATACTTATAATTTAGATATTGCTGTTATTGATCAAAATTTAGAAATAGAACAAATCATTGATATTTCTAATAATTCCAATGCCAATACTGGGGTTGATGTTTTTTGGGTGCACCCCACAATTTTATCAGATACACAAAATTTTACAGCAGTAGAAGCTATTGCTATAGAAGATCAAGATGCTATTAAAATTGCATTAACCACAATAGCGCAGGGTAGTTTGTTAGCTAAATATGGTAGAATGTTTGCTCCTAGATATAGACAGTCTACAGGTAAAGCGTATAATGATAATGTAGAAAAAGAATTACAAGCAAATGTTATAGCAACATCTTATAGTGATATAAAAGCAGCTTTTCTAAATTATTTAAACAACTACAATAATGGGAATAAAATTATTTTGGCAGGACATTCTCAAGGCTCTTTTTTATTAGGAATGCTTTTAAGAGATTTGTTTGATACAGATGAAAATTTACGAAATAAACTTGTTACAGCAGCATTAGGAGGTATGAGATATGTGTATGCTAAGCAAGGAACATATAAAGGGGGATGGTGGGAAAACATTCCTTTATGTACAGCAATAAATGAATGTGGTTGTATTAGTAACTGGAATTCAATGGATGAAGAACAAGCTATCTCAGATATTAATTACGGATTACCTGAGTTTAATCCTTATCTCATAAATAGTGGACTTGTTTACAGAGCATTTGATGAAACACAAGATTGGATTATTCAAGATTTTAGTTACTACGGAGAAACTGCTACGTCTTTGAAAAATTACATAGCTCCTGATACCAGTTATAATCTTGCTGATGATAGTAATTTTATAGCATTCAATGATTTGTATTTAGTAAGGTTTAAAAGAGAGAATTCACAAAAAATAGTTTTAAGTGTAGCTTATGCTCCACTTCAAAACGATCAAAGACCTAATGATTTGGCAAATGCCCAAAGCCATCCTAATTATTCAAATTTTGGGTATCATACTAAAGATTATCATATTTATTTATGGGCTCTGATGGATCAAATAGATCAAAAACTAAGTAATTGTGAATAA
- a CDS encoding acyl-CoA desaturase produces MEVIYLLVILWYGGLFFQTFFLHRYAAHQTFYMSKTAEKVTYILTWLFQGSNYLSAYGYGVMHRMHHAYADTEKDPHSPKFDENVLKMMWRTKNVYQDINQQRIEVDEKFTKNVPQWLAFDRIASSRISRVIWTLLYVLFFLQFATAWWQWLFLPVIILMAPIHGVIINWYAHIYGYVNFKVKDTSKNLLPFDFLMMGEAYHNNHHKYGGRANFGVRWHEFDPTYFIMRILNRLGVIKLI; encoded by the coding sequence ATGGAAGTTATATATTTACTGGTGATTTTATGGTATGGAGGCTTATTTTTTCAAACATTTTTCCTTCACAGATATGCGGCACATCAAACATTTTACATGTCTAAAACGGCAGAAAAAGTTACTTATATATTAACATGGCTTTTTCAAGGTTCTAATTATTTAAGTGCTTATGGATATGGGGTTATGCATAGAATGCATCACGCTTATGCCGATACTGAAAAAGACCCTCATTCACCAAAATTTGATGAGAATGTTTTAAAGATGATGTGGCGTACTAAAAATGTGTATCAAGACATTAATCAACAGCGTATTGAAGTTGATGAAAAGTTCACAAAAAATGTACCGCAATGGCTGGCTTTTGATAGAATAGCAAGCTCTAGAATTTCCAGAGTTATTTGGACATTGCTTTATGTTTTGTTCTTTCTGCAATTTGCAACTGCATGGTGGCAATGGTTGTTTTTACCTGTAATAATTTTAATGGCTCCCATTCATGGTGTTATTATTAATTGGTATGCACATATTTATGGCTATGTAAATTTTAAAGTTAAAGACACTTCTAAAAACTTGCTCCCTTTTGATTTTTTAATGATGGGTGAAGCTTATCACAACAATCACCATAAATATGGAGGTCGAGCCAATTTTGGAGTAAGATGGCACGAGTTTGATCCTACTTATTTTATCATGAGAATACTTAATAGGTTGGGAGTTATTAAGCTGATATAG
- a CDS encoding formylglycine-generating enzyme family protein, translated as MKLSQFLSFGCVLYLFNHGIHLNAQDFQNYTQAITNENISIELVAIKGGSFTMGALEEDITRKADEKPNHKVKLDDFWIGKYEITWEQYDTFVYANIDNSQFIDKKGLKAMGIDGISGATPPYVDMSFNMGKASAPAVNMTQYAALMFCKWLTAKTGIFYRLPTEAEWEYACKKGNTDKTASLDSIAWHQENSNEKYEKTGLKSPNSLGIYDMLGNVSEWVLDQYSTSYYAESPTKNPWNKPTELYPRVLRGGSWKDTANKLCCTSRQQSKAIWKRRDPQIPKSNWWHTDAPFIGFRIVRPKIQPTKKEIESYWLDAMMDF; from the coding sequence ATGAAATTAAGCCAATTTTTAAGTTTTGGATGCGTATTATACCTCTTTAATCATGGTATTCATCTAAATGCCCAAGATTTTCAGAATTACACACAAGCAATAACCAATGAAAATATAAGCATTGAATTAGTAGCAATTAAAGGAGGTAGTTTTACCATGGGGGCACTTGAAGAGGACATAACAAGAAAAGCTGATGAAAAACCTAACCATAAAGTAAAACTCGATGATTTTTGGATAGGTAAATATGAAATTACTTGGGAACAATATGACACATTTGTATATGCCAACATAGACAACTCGCAATTCATTGATAAAAAAGGTCTTAAAGCTATGGGTATTGACGGCATTTCTGGAGCTACACCGCCTTATGTCGACATGAGCTTTAATATGGGCAAAGCATCAGCTCCTGCTGTAAACATGACGCAATATGCAGCACTCATGTTCTGTAAATGGCTAACAGCAAAAACCGGTATCTTTTACAGACTACCAACAGAAGCCGAATGGGAATATGCATGCAAAAAAGGGAATACCGACAAAACAGCATCCTTAGACAGTATTGCGTGGCATCAAGAAAATTCCAACGAAAAATACGAAAAAACAGGATTGAAATCGCCAAACAGCTTAGGCATTTACGATATGCTTGGCAATGTTTCCGAATGGGTTTTAGACCAATATAGCACAAGTTATTATGCTGAATCTCCAACAAAAAACCCTTGGAACAAACCCACAGAATTATACCCTCGCGTATTGCGTGGAGGCTCTTGGAAAGATACAGCCAATAAATTATGCTGTACATCCAGACAGCAATCCAAAGCCATTTGGAAACGAAGAGACCCACAAATTCCTAAAAGCAATTGGTGGCATACCGATGCCCCGTTTATAGGGTTTAGAATTGTTAGACCAAAAATTCAACCAACTAAAAAAGAAATAGAATCCTATTGGCTAGATGCCATGATGGATTTTTAA
- a CDS encoding Crp/Fnr family transcriptional regulator: MSKLRSYLETIVDVDDADWNYFSSRLIKREFPKKNTFLKTGNVENYISFIEKGCVRLFIPKAENEKEITFGFCLQSEFVSAYDSFLTQTPSLYQLETLIDTTLWSISYADLQDVYRKTKIGNTIGRFTAEKLFLIKSRREQSLLNESAEQRYINLFHDRPNIIKHIPLKYIASYIGVTPQALSRIRKRIY, encoded by the coding sequence ATGAGTAAATTAAGAAGTTATTTAGAAACGATCGTGGATGTTGATGATGCAGATTGGAATTATTTTTCATCTCGTCTTATTAAACGGGAATTTCCTAAGAAAAACACCTTCTTGAAAACGGGCAATGTTGAAAATTACATTTCGTTTATAGAAAAGGGATGTGTGCGTTTGTTTATTCCAAAGGCAGAGAATGAAAAAGAAATAACATTTGGTTTTTGTTTGCAAAGTGAATTTGTGAGTGCTTACGATTCATTTTTAACGCAAACGCCTTCGTTATATCAACTTGAAACCTTAATAGATACTACGCTTTGGAGTATTAGTTATGCAGATTTACAAGACGTTTATCGGAAAACTAAAATAGGTAATACCATTGGGCGTTTTACTGCAGAAAAACTGTTTTTAATTAAATCAAGAAGGGAGCAATCCTTATTAAATGAATCGGCAGAACAACGTTATATAAATCTTTTTCATGATCGCCCCAATATTATTAAACATATTCCATTAAAATATATTGCCTCATATATTGGAGTTACTCCACAGGCTTTAAGCAGAATTCGAAAACGTATTTATTAA
- a CDS encoding DUF3784 domain-containing protein translates to MMIYTIIGVSLIFIVVAYAVTENNASQILSGYNTMSKEEQKKFDIKAYIPFFKKFHIILGLTCMFGGLLLFYFISKKAAILFISLYPIVAYIYFIQKSNIFYKKQVKQTNKWIQLFMIAILVFIIIMVLLKEFF, encoded by the coding sequence ATGATGATTTACACTATCATAGGAGTTAGCTTAATATTTATAGTAGTAGCTTATGCCGTTACAGAAAATAACGCTTCACAAATTCTATCTGGCTACAACACTATGAGCAAAGAAGAGCAAAAGAAATTTGATATAAAAGCGTATATCCCTTTCTTTAAAAAATTTCATATTATTTTAGGTTTAACCTGTATGTTTGGGGGTTTATTACTCTTTTATTTTATAAGCAAAAAAGCAGCCATACTTTTTATAAGTCTCTATCCTATTGTTGCATATATTTATTTCATTCAAAAAAGTAACATATTTTACAAAAAACAAGTAAAGCAAACTAATAAATGGATACAACTTTTTATGATAGCAATTTTAGTATTTATCATAATAATGGTACTTCTAAAGGAGTTCTTTTAA